The proteins below are encoded in one region of Sedimentibacter sp. zth1:
- the gap gene encoding type I glyceraldehyde-3-phosphate dehydrogenase has translation MIKVAINGFGRIGRLACRLMLDSNDFDVVAINTHSGADTLSYLLKYDSAQGSFKTDKITNTENAILVDGKEIKVYAESDPLNCPWKALDIDIVLECTGKFIKKEDAEKHITAGAKKVVISAPGKGDLKTVVYNVNQNVLTNDDKIVSGASCTTNCLAPVAKVLNDNFGIVKGFMTTVHAYTKDQNLLDNSHKKGINARRGRSAATNIVPTSTGAAVAVGLVLPELKGKLDGMALRVPTVTGSVVDLVVELKKNVTVEEINKAFKNAANETLGYTEDPIVSSDVIGSHFGGIVDALSTNLIEVEGKQMVKIISWYDNEMSYTSQLVRTAKYMCK, from the coding sequence ATGATTAAAGTAGCAATAAATGGATTTGGAAGAATAGGAAGACTTGCATGCAGATTAATGTTAGATTCTAACGATTTTGATGTTGTTGCAATAAATACACACTCAGGAGCAGATACATTATCATATTTACTTAAATATGATTCTGCACAAGGAAGTTTTAAAACTGATAAAATAACTAATACAGAAAATGCTATACTAGTTGATGGAAAAGAAATAAAAGTTTATGCTGAAAGTGACCCTTTAAACTGTCCTTGGAAAGCATTAGATATAGATATAGTATTAGAATGTACAGGAAAATTCATAAAAAAAGAAGACGCAGAAAAACATATCACTGCTGGAGCTAAAAAAGTTGTAATTTCTGCACCAGGCAAAGGTGATTTGAAAACTGTTGTATATAATGTTAATCAAAATGTTTTAACAAATGATGATAAAATCGTTTCTGGAGCAAGTTGTACAACTAATTGTTTAGCACCGGTTGCTAAAGTATTAAATGATAATTTTGGTATTGTAAAAGGATTTATGACAACAGTTCATGCATATACAAAAGACCAAAATTTGCTTGATAACTCACATAAAAAAGGTATTAATGCAAGACGTGGACGTTCAGCTGCTACTAACATTGTACCAACATCAACAGGAGCTGCTGTAGCTGTAGGATTGGTATTACCTGAATTGAAAGGTAAATTGGATGGTATGGCTCTAAGAGTTCCAACAGTTACTGGTTCAGTAGTAGATTTAGTAGTTGAATTAAAGAAAAATGTAACAGTTGAAGAAATAAACAAAGCATTTAAAAATGCAGCAAATGAAACATTAGGATATACAGAAGACCCAATAGTATCAAGCGATGTTATAGGAAGCCATTTTGGTGGAATAGTAGACGCATTGTCAACAAACTTAATTGAAGTAGAAGGAAAACAAATGGTTAAAATTATTTCATGGTATGATAATGAAATGTCTTATACATCACAATTAGTTAGAACAGCTAAATATATGTGTAAATAA